In Capillimicrobium parvum, a genomic segment contains:
- a CDS encoding class I SAM-dependent methyltransferase, producing MSDDLRAALHQQWAGVAPAWSDGADEIDEHNAGTAAAMLALAKIRPGERVLELACGPGGVGLEAAPLADPGEVVLSDVAVEMAEIAAARAAARGLTNVTTRVLDLEAIDEPDAAYDVVLCREGLMLVVDPARAAREIARVLRPGGRASIAVWGARERNPWLGTLFDAVGEQLSAPIPPPGVPGPFSLPSLDVLVGLLRGAGLENVRGREVDAPFRPRSLDAWWERVPNIAGPVAKMLAGMPADAVGAIRERAIAELAAYAGPHGVEIPGLTLVAGGRR from the coding sequence ATGAGCGACGATCTGCGCGCCGCGCTGCACCAGCAGTGGGCCGGGGTCGCGCCGGCGTGGAGCGACGGCGCCGACGAGATCGACGAGCACAACGCGGGCACCGCCGCGGCCATGCTCGCGCTGGCGAAGATCCGGCCCGGGGAGCGCGTCCTCGAGCTCGCGTGCGGCCCGGGCGGCGTCGGCCTCGAGGCGGCGCCGCTGGCGGACCCCGGCGAGGTCGTCCTCTCCGACGTCGCGGTCGAGATGGCCGAGATCGCGGCGGCCCGCGCGGCGGCGCGCGGGCTGACCAACGTCACGACGCGCGTCCTCGACCTCGAGGCGATCGACGAGCCCGACGCCGCCTACGACGTCGTCCTGTGCCGCGAGGGGCTGATGCTCGTCGTCGATCCCGCCCGCGCCGCGCGGGAGATCGCGCGCGTGCTGCGGCCCGGCGGGCGCGCGTCGATCGCGGTGTGGGGCGCGCGCGAGCGCAACCCGTGGCTCGGCACGCTGTTCGACGCGGTCGGCGAGCAGCTGAGCGCCCCGATCCCGCCGCCCGGCGTCCCCGGCCCGTTCTCGCTGCCGAGCCTCGACGTCCTCGTCGGCCTCCTGCGCGGCGCCGGCCTGGAGAACGTCCGCGGCCGCGAGGTCGACGCGCCGTTCCGGCCCCGGTCGCTCGACGCATGGTGGGAGCGGGTGCCGAACATCGCCGGGCCCGTCGCGAAGATGCTCGCGGGGATGCCGGCGGATGCGGTCGGCGCGATCCGCGAGCGGGCGATCGCCGAGCTCGCCGCCTACGCCGGCCCGCACGGCGTCGAGATCCCCGGGCTGACGCTGGTCGCCGGCGGCCGGCGCTGA
- a CDS encoding DMT family transporter translates to MDRALAIVATIFVGGLIAFQPPVNSQLGKHVSVIGAAFVSTGISAIVLLVLYVSLKGGFGELSGLRDAHWYELTGGLLGAVLVTVSLVTVRTLGAGGVVAATVAGQLIVSAALDRAGVLGLDKIGLTAPRLVGMGLLVIGTLLITQPGR, encoded by the coding sequence ATGGACCGCGCCCTCGCCATCGTCGCGACGATCTTCGTCGGCGGTCTGATCGCCTTCCAGCCGCCGGTCAACTCGCAGCTCGGCAAGCACGTCAGCGTCATCGGCGCGGCGTTCGTCAGCACCGGCATCTCGGCGATCGTGCTGCTCGTCCTGTACGTCTCGCTGAAGGGCGGCTTCGGCGAGCTGAGCGGCCTGCGCGACGCGCACTGGTACGAGCTGACGGGCGGCCTGCTGGGCGCGGTGCTCGTGACCGTGTCGCTCGTGACGGTGCGCACGCTGGGGGCGGGCGGCGTCGTCGCCGCGACCGTCGCGGGCCAGCTCATCGTCTCCGCCGCGCTCGACCGCGCCGGGGTGCTCGGCCTCGACAAGATCGGCCTGACCGCGCCGCGGCTGGTCGGGATGGGCCTGCTCGTGATCGGCACGCTGCTGATCACGCAGCCCGGCCGCTGA
- the polA gene encoding DNA polymerase I, which translates to MSTDGAASELYLIDGNSLVYRAFFALPESIATSTGFPTNAIFGFASMLVKLITDHGVVPTVVVWDRGSSGRKELYGEYKGHRPTKPDLLGQQYPHMEPLVEAFGYTNYGVDGYEADDVIATIAERAKDAGLAVTIVTGDRDAFQLVDDRVRVMATSRGITETKLYGPEDVEERYGIGPELIPDFYGLKGDTSDNIPGVPGIGDKTAAQLLQRFGTLEEVLDHVDDVSGAKRQENLREHADAARISKQLATAQREVPGVELDITAALAREPDRSRLREVFREFELRDPLRRLEEALGDPDAAAPAPVAETTLPATLREGTLADTVSLKGELTVLVEEAEPPEGELLAAAPWRFAVAGAGGAVVAGGTDSPAAVVAALGDRPVIAHDAKALGAVPANLVHDTLLAAYLLEPARRGYPLRELVEERGLAADLEDPLAARAVEAAALAAWQREQLQDRGLTLLMRDVELPLVPVLRAMEIDGIRLNTHQLAEVADRVHGELRDLEDDIYRLADTEFTIGSPQQLGEVLFVKLGLSKKRRGKTGFSTDARVLQQIRDEHPIVPKIERWRELNQLAKTYLDVLPQMVDEQSRLHTTFVQAAATTGRLASTNPNVQNVPVRTPLGREIRGCFEAAPGNVLVSADYSQVELRVLAHVADEPVLKEIFVRGEDVHTATASQVFEKAPEDLTPMDRSKAKMINYGIVYGLSDYGLADRLNIPREEAKAVIDAYLARFPRVAAFIEGTIEQAKELGYVTTLYGRRRQIPELRARNYQVRTLGERLAVNTVIQGTAADVIKLAMIGAARSLSGSHPPLRSRLILTIHDELLFEGPPEEEAAVRELIEREMLAPWEDRDPPLEVDVGAGRTWLEAK; encoded by the coding sequence GTGTCCACCGACGGCGCTGCGAGCGAGCTCTACCTGATCGACGGCAACTCGCTCGTCTACCGGGCGTTCTTCGCGCTTCCGGAGTCGATCGCCACCTCGACGGGCTTTCCGACGAACGCGATCTTCGGGTTCGCGTCGATGCTGGTGAAGCTCATCACCGACCACGGCGTCGTCCCCACCGTCGTCGTGTGGGACCGGGGATCGAGCGGGCGCAAGGAGCTCTACGGCGAGTACAAGGGCCACCGGCCGACGAAGCCCGACCTGCTCGGCCAGCAGTACCCGCACATGGAGCCGCTCGTCGAGGCGTTCGGCTACACGAACTACGGCGTCGACGGCTACGAGGCCGACGACGTCATCGCCACGATCGCCGAGCGGGCCAAGGACGCCGGTCTCGCGGTCACGATCGTCACGGGCGACCGCGACGCCTTCCAGCTCGTCGACGACCGCGTGCGCGTCATGGCGACGTCGCGCGGCATCACCGAGACGAAGCTCTACGGCCCCGAGGACGTCGAGGAGCGCTACGGCATCGGGCCCGAGCTGATCCCCGACTTCTACGGCCTGAAGGGCGACACGTCCGACAACATCCCCGGCGTCCCGGGCATCGGCGACAAGACGGCCGCCCAGCTGCTGCAGCGCTTCGGCACGCTCGAGGAGGTCCTCGACCACGTCGACGACGTCTCGGGCGCCAAGCGCCAGGAGAACCTGCGCGAGCACGCCGACGCCGCGCGCATCTCCAAGCAGCTCGCGACCGCGCAGCGCGAGGTGCCGGGCGTCGAGCTCGACATCACGGCGGCGCTCGCGCGCGAGCCGGACCGCTCACGGCTGCGCGAGGTCTTCCGCGAGTTCGAGCTGCGCGACCCGCTGCGCCGCCTGGAGGAGGCGCTCGGCGACCCGGACGCCGCCGCGCCGGCGCCGGTGGCCGAGACGACGCTGCCCGCCACGCTGCGCGAGGGCACGCTCGCCGACACGGTGTCCCTGAAGGGCGAGCTCACGGTTCTCGTGGAGGAGGCCGAGCCGCCCGAGGGCGAGCTGCTCGCCGCCGCGCCGTGGCGGTTCGCCGTCGCGGGCGCCGGCGGAGCGGTGGTGGCCGGCGGCACGGACAGCCCGGCCGCCGTCGTCGCCGCACTCGGCGACCGGCCCGTCATCGCCCACGACGCCAAGGCGCTCGGCGCCGTCCCGGCGAACCTCGTCCACGACACCCTGCTCGCCGCGTACCTGCTCGAGCCCGCCCGCCGCGGCTACCCGCTGCGCGAGCTCGTCGAGGAGCGCGGCCTGGCCGCGGACCTCGAGGACCCGCTCGCCGCGCGCGCGGTCGAGGCCGCCGCGCTCGCGGCCTGGCAGCGCGAGCAGCTGCAGGACCGCGGGCTGACGCTGCTCATGCGCGACGTCGAGTTGCCGCTCGTCCCGGTGCTGCGCGCGATGGAGATCGACGGCATCCGGCTCAACACGCACCAGCTGGCCGAGGTCGCCGACCGCGTCCACGGCGAGCTGCGCGACCTCGAGGACGACATCTACCGGCTCGCGGACACGGAGTTCACGATCGGCTCGCCCCAGCAGCTGGGGGAGGTCCTGTTCGTCAAGCTCGGCCTGTCGAAGAAGCGCCGCGGCAAGACCGGCTTCTCCACCGACGCACGCGTCCTGCAGCAGATCCGCGACGAGCATCCGATCGTGCCGAAGATCGAGCGCTGGCGCGAGCTCAACCAGCTCGCCAAGACCTACCTCGACGTGCTGCCGCAGATGGTCGACGAGCAGTCGCGCCTGCACACCACGTTCGTGCAGGCGGCCGCGACCACCGGCCGCCTGGCCTCGACGAACCCGAACGTCCAGAACGTCCCGGTCCGCACCCCGCTCGGCCGTGAGATCCGCGGCTGCTTCGAGGCGGCGCCCGGCAACGTCCTCGTCTCCGCCGACTACTCGCAGGTCGAGCTGCGCGTGCTCGCCCACGTCGCCGACGAGCCCGTGCTCAAGGAGATCTTCGTCCGCGGCGAGGACGTCCACACGGCCACGGCGTCGCAGGTCTTCGAGAAGGCGCCGGAGGACCTCACCCCGATGGACCGCTCGAAGGCCAAGATGATCAACTACGGGATCGTCTACGGCCTGAGCGACTACGGCCTGGCCGACCGGCTGAACATCCCGCGCGAGGAGGCCAAGGCGGTCATCGACGCGTACCTCGCCCGCTTCCCGCGCGTCGCCGCGTTCATCGAGGGGACGATCGAGCAGGCCAAGGAGCTCGGGTACGTGACGACGCTCTACGGCCGCCGGCGCCAGATCCCCGAGCTGCGGGCGCGCAACTACCAGGTGCGCACGCTCGGCGAGCGGCTAGCGGTCAACACGGTCATCCAGGGCACCGCCGCCGACGTCATCAAGCTGGCGATGATCGGCGCTGCGCGTTCGTTGTCGGGATCGCACCCACCCCTGCGCTCCCGGCTCATCCTCACGATCCATGACGAGCTGCTGTTCGAGGGCCCGCCGGAGGAGGAGGCCGCGGTGCGCGAGCTGATCGAGCGCGAGATGCTGGCGCCCTGGGAGGACCGCGACCCGCCGCTCGAGGTCGACGTCGGCGCAGGGAGGACGTGGCTGGAGGCGAAGTAG
- a CDS encoding NAD-dependent malic enzyme: MSATLSAQYSLTIRVEIDHRPGMLGQVATAIGHAGGTIGAVDLVDVTDAHTLRDITVDAADQDHWQGILEAIEALPSAHVVDTTDRTFLLHMGGKIEQRNKVPIATRDDLSMAYTPGVARVCSAIAADRDKAFQYTIKRNTVAVVSDGTAVLGLGDIGPEAAMPVMEGKAMLFKEFAGVDAFPICLATKDPDEIVATVRAIAPGFGGINLEDISAPRCFEIEERLKADLDIPVFHDDQHGTAIVTLAALLNATRLIGKEMVALRVVVVGLGAAGVAVTKILLEAGVEHVIGCDSRGAVHTERGDYLDGSMTPIKRWYAEHSNPERRDGGPADVVDGADLFVGLSGARVMPPEALARMNRDAMVFAMANPTPEVSPEEAARYARIVATGRSDYPNQINNVLAFPGIFRGALDVRSPQITEEMKLAAARAIAAIVAENELREDYIIPSVFNRDVAPAVASAVAEEARRAGIATAGEQIGFAAADAGRIHAI; this comes from the coding sequence ATGTCCGCAACCCTCTCAGCCCAGTACTCGCTGACCATCCGGGTCGAGATCGACCACCGGCCGGGAATGCTCGGGCAGGTAGCGACCGCCATCGGGCACGCGGGAGGGACGATCGGGGCGGTAGACCTGGTCGACGTGACCGACGCGCACACGCTGCGCGACATCACCGTCGACGCCGCCGACCAGGACCACTGGCAGGGCATCCTCGAGGCGATCGAGGCGCTGCCCAGCGCGCACGTCGTCGACACCACGGACCGCACGTTCCTGCTGCACATGGGCGGCAAGATCGAGCAGCGCAACAAGGTGCCGATCGCCACGCGCGACGACCTCTCCATGGCGTACACGCCGGGCGTCGCGCGGGTGTGCAGCGCCATCGCCGCCGACCGCGACAAGGCCTTCCAGTACACGATCAAGCGCAACACCGTGGCGGTCGTCAGCGACGGCACGGCGGTGCTCGGCCTCGGCGACATCGGCCCGGAGGCGGCCATGCCGGTCATGGAGGGCAAGGCGATGCTCTTCAAGGAGTTCGCCGGCGTCGACGCCTTCCCGATCTGCCTCGCCACGAAGGACCCCGACGAGATCGTCGCCACGGTCCGGGCGATCGCACCCGGCTTCGGCGGGATCAACCTCGAGGACATCTCCGCGCCGCGCTGCTTCGAGATCGAGGAGCGCCTGAAGGCCGACCTCGACATCCCGGTCTTCCACGACGACCAGCACGGCACCGCGATCGTCACGCTCGCCGCGCTGCTGAACGCCACGCGGTTGATCGGCAAGGAGATGGTCGCCCTGCGCGTCGTCGTCGTGGGCCTGGGCGCGGCGGGGGTCGCGGTGACGAAGATCCTGCTCGAGGCGGGCGTGGAGCACGTGATCGGCTGCGACTCGCGCGGCGCGGTGCACACCGAGCGCGGCGACTACCTCGACGGCTCGATGACGCCGATCAAGCGCTGGTACGCGGAGCACTCCAACCCCGAGCGCCGCGACGGCGGGCCGGCCGACGTCGTCGACGGCGCGGACCTGTTCGTCGGGCTGTCGGGCGCGCGAGTCATGCCGCCGGAGGCGCTGGCGCGCATGAACCGGGACGCGATGGTCTTCGCGATGGCCAACCCGACCCCGGAGGTCTCCCCCGAGGAGGCGGCGCGCTACGCGCGCATCGTCGCGACCGGGCGCTCGGACTACCCCAACCAGATCAACAACGTGCTCGCCTTCCCGGGCATCTTCCGCGGCGCGCTCGACGTCCGCTCGCCGCAGATCACCGAGGAGATGAAGCTCGCCGCCGCGCGCGCGATCGCGGCGATCGTCGCGGAGAACGAGCTGCGCGAGGACTACATCATCCCGTCGGTGTTCAACCGCGACGTCGCGCCCGCGGTGGCGTCCGCGGTGGCCGAGGAGGCGCGGCGGGCCGGGATCGCGACCGCCGGCGAGCAGATCGGCTTCGCCGCGGCCGACGCGGGCCGCATCCACGCCATCTGA
- the efeB gene encoding iron uptake transporter deferrochelatase/peroxidase subunit: MGAVSEPTDPTSESQPAEPARPRRRLSRRALLGGAGAGAAALAAGGVGIAIGSADSGSSSSSGAGDHVVPFDGEHQAGIATAAQDRLHFAAFDVVSDRREDVAGLLRAWTEAARRMTAGRPPGPANAVELAPPDDTGEAFGLTAARLTVTIGFGPSLFDGRFGLAARRPAALRDLPALPGDELDGARSGGDLCVQACADDPQVAFHAVRNLARIARGTAVIRWSQLGFGRTSSTSRAQDTPRNLMGFKDGTNNLKAEDRAALAESVWVGGEAPDWMRGGTYLVARRIRMLIEVWDRASLGDQEQTFGRHKVSGAPFGGRAEFDAVDPARLPADSHVRLARPESNGGAALLRRGYSFTDGLDDQLGQLDAGLFFISFQRDPDAFVKVQSSLARDALNEYIKHVGSAVFAVPGGTQPGGYVGQPLFA; this comes from the coding sequence CTGGGCGCCGTGAGCGAGCCGACCGACCCGACCTCGGAGTCGCAGCCCGCCGAGCCCGCTCGGCCGCGGCGGCGGCTCAGCCGCCGGGCGCTGCTGGGCGGGGCGGGCGCCGGCGCCGCCGCGCTCGCGGCGGGGGGCGTCGGGATCGCGATCGGCAGCGCGGACTCCGGGTCCTCGAGCTCCTCCGGCGCCGGCGACCACGTCGTGCCGTTCGACGGCGAGCACCAGGCCGGGATCGCCACTGCCGCCCAGGATCGGCTGCACTTCGCGGCCTTCGACGTGGTGTCCGACCGGCGCGAGGACGTCGCCGGCCTCTTGCGGGCGTGGACCGAGGCCGCGCGGCGCATGACGGCCGGCCGCCCCCCGGGCCCGGCGAACGCCGTGGAGCTCGCGCCGCCCGACGACACGGGCGAGGCGTTCGGCCTCACCGCGGCGCGGCTCACGGTGACGATCGGCTTCGGGCCGTCGCTGTTCGACGGCCGCTTCGGCCTGGCGGCGCGCCGGCCCGCGGCGCTGCGCGACCTGCCGGCCCTGCCCGGCGATGAGCTCGACGGCGCGCGCTCTGGCGGCGACCTGTGCGTGCAGGCGTGCGCCGACGACCCGCAGGTGGCCTTCCACGCCGTGCGCAACCTCGCCCGGATCGCTCGCGGCACCGCGGTCATCCGCTGGTCCCAGCTCGGGTTCGGCCGCACGTCGTCGACGAGTCGGGCGCAGGACACGCCCCGCAACCTGATGGGCTTCAAGGACGGGACGAACAACCTCAAGGCCGAGGACCGCGCCGCGCTCGCCGAGTCGGTGTGGGTGGGCGGCGAGGCGCCGGACTGGATGCGCGGCGGCACGTACCTCGTCGCGCGCCGGATCCGCATGCTGATCGAGGTATGGGACCGCGCGTCGCTGGGCGACCAGGAGCAGACGTTCGGCCGCCACAAGGTCAGCGGCGCGCCGTTCGGCGGGCGGGCCGAGTTCGACGCGGTCGACCCCGCGCGGCTGCCGGCCGACAGCCACGTCCGGCTGGCGCGGCCGGAGAGCAACGGCGGGGCGGCGCTGCTGCGCCGCGGCTACTCGTTCACCGACGGCCTCGACGATCAGCTCGGCCAGCTCGACGCCGGGCTGTTCTTCATCTCCTTCCAGCGCGACCCGGACGCGTTCGTCAAGGTCCAGAGCAGCCTCGCGCGCGACGCGCTCAACGAGTACATCAAGCACGTCGGCAGCGCGGTGTTCGCGGTGCCGGGCGGGACGCAGCCGGGCGGGTACGTCGGGCAGCCGCTGTTCGCCTGA
- the efeO gene encoding iron uptake system protein EfeO, with translation MLPTFVIALREGLEAALIVGIIAAFLRQEGRRDALRPMWLGVGLAVLLCLGVGIGLRLAGEELPHRQQEALAAIVAMVAVAMVTYMIVWMTNHAAALESQLHGEAAAALERNSTWALVTLAFFAVLREGFETAVFLVAVFQDSSNTSAAGAGALLGLAVAIVLGWAIYKGGVRLNLSRFFRITGALLVLVAAGLVASALHAAAEAGWVTAGQGVAFDLSWLVDPGAVSGALLTGMFGLQPEPTVIEVVGWLVYAVPMLVFVLVPARRHRAIRNAVAAAAAIVAPVAVVIGVVAGGSSSESLASSGTRAGARDIDVSVTKEGCSPRDLRVAAGPANFIVTAKDNGSVTEYEILSGTRVLAEAEHLTDGQTGKFSLTLQPGRYELLCPGGTDESGTLVVTGARAASGLSPELAAGMKGYRAYAEAQARALVDGTARLRDALASGDLGAARRAYVEARIPYERIEPIAESLGDLDPRIDARVNDVEPGHAWTGFHPIERRLWEAGTTRGTRALAEQLVADTRELQATMPRIELEPAQVGNGANELLNEVSKSKITGEEERYSRTDLVDFEANVAGAQAAFDAIKPALQRHDPELVATIERRFDAVYAGLKPFGRGARFVSYDDLTKAQVRELSRLIDQLAEPLSRAPALAVGSGGPGGSGGSGGSAGSGGSGGPGGSGGSGGSGG, from the coding sequence ATGCTGCCGACTTTCGTCATCGCCCTGCGTGAAGGCCTCGAAGCCGCCCTGATCGTTGGCATCATCGCCGCGTTCCTGCGCCAGGAGGGCCGGCGCGACGCGCTGCGCCCGATGTGGCTCGGCGTCGGGCTCGCCGTCCTGCTCTGTCTCGGCGTCGGCATCGGCCTGCGCCTCGCGGGCGAGGAGCTGCCGCACCGCCAGCAGGAGGCCCTCGCGGCGATCGTCGCGATGGTCGCCGTCGCGATGGTCACCTACATGATCGTCTGGATGACGAACCATGCGGCGGCGCTCGAGTCGCAGCTGCACGGCGAGGCGGCCGCCGCGCTCGAGCGCAACTCGACGTGGGCGCTCGTCACCCTCGCGTTCTTCGCCGTGCTGCGCGAGGGGTTCGAGACAGCGGTCTTCCTCGTCGCCGTCTTCCAGGACTCGAGCAACACGTCGGCCGCCGGCGCCGGGGCGCTCCTCGGCCTCGCGGTGGCGATCGTCCTCGGCTGGGCGATCTACAAGGGGGGCGTCCGGCTGAACCTCTCGCGCTTCTTCCGCATCACCGGCGCGCTGCTGGTCCTCGTCGCGGCCGGCCTCGTGGCCAGCGCGCTGCACGCCGCGGCGGAGGCCGGCTGGGTGACCGCCGGTCAGGGCGTGGCGTTCGACCTCTCCTGGCTCGTCGACCCGGGCGCCGTGTCGGGCGCCCTGCTGACCGGCATGTTCGGGCTGCAGCCCGAGCCGACCGTGATCGAGGTCGTCGGCTGGCTCGTCTACGCCGTGCCGATGCTCGTCTTCGTGCTCGTCCCGGCCCGCCGCCACCGGGCGATCCGCAACGCGGTCGCGGCCGCGGCCGCGATCGTCGCGCCGGTGGCCGTCGTCATCGGCGTCGTCGCGGGCGGCTCGAGCAGCGAGTCGCTGGCCAGCAGCGGGACTCGGGCGGGCGCGCGCGACATCGACGTGTCCGTGACGAAGGAGGGATGCAGCCCGCGTGACCTGCGGGTCGCGGCCGGGCCGGCGAACTTCATCGTCACGGCCAAGGACAACGGAAGCGTCACCGAGTACGAGATCCTCAGCGGCACGCGGGTCCTGGCCGAGGCCGAGCACCTCACCGACGGCCAGACCGGCAAGTTCTCCCTGACGCTGCAGCCGGGCCGCTACGAGCTGCTGTGTCCGGGGGGCACGGACGAGTCCGGCACGCTGGTGGTGACCGGCGCGCGCGCCGCGTCCGGGCTCTCGCCCGAGCTGGCGGCCGGCATGAAGGGCTACCGGGCGTACGCCGAGGCGCAGGCCCGCGCGCTCGTCGACGGCACCGCGCGCCTGCGCGACGCCCTGGCCTCCGGCGACCTGGGCGCCGCCCGCCGCGCGTACGTCGAGGCGCGCATCCCGTACGAGCGCATCGAGCCGATCGCGGAGTCGCTCGGCGATCTGGACCCGCGCATCGACGCCCGCGTCAACGACGTCGAGCCCGGCCACGCATGGACGGGCTTCCACCCGATCGAGCGGCGGCTGTGGGAGGCCGGGACGACGCGCGGCACGCGCGCCCTCGCCGAGCAGCTCGTCGCCGACACGCGGGAGCTGCAGGCCACGATGCCGAGGATCGAGCTCGAGCCCGCGCAGGTCGGCAACGGCGCCAACGAGCTGCTCAACGAGGTCTCGAAGTCGAAGATCACCGGCGAGGAGGAGCGCTACTCGCGGACCGACCTCGTCGACTTCGAGGCCAACGTGGCGGGCGCCCAGGCGGCGTTCGACGCGATCAAGCCCGCGCTGCAGCGCCACGATCCGGAGCTGGTGGCGACGATCGAGCGCCGCTTCGACGCGGTGTACGCCGGGCTGAAGCCGTTCGGACGCGGCGCCCGGTTCGTCAGCTACGACGACCTGACGAAGGCACAGGTGCGCGAGCTCAGCCGCCTCATCGACCAGCTCGCCGAGCCGCTGTCGCGGGCACCGGCGCTGGCGGTCGGCTCGGGTGGCCCCGGTGGCTCTGGTGGCTCTGGTGGCTCCGCTGGCTCCGGTGGCTCTGGTGGCCCCGGTGGCTCCGGCGGGTCCGGTGGCTCCGGCGGTTAG
- a CDS encoding TIGR01777 family oxidoreductase → MKITISGASGLIGRRLVKRLRDRGDDVTVLTRDPARGQSLGVPAVAWDPSAGPAPASALAGRDAVVHLAGENVAQRWTDDAKQRIRRSRELGTRNLVAGLAAADPAPRVLLSASAVGIYGGHGDERVPESTPPGHGFLAEVCVAWEREARAAAERGTRVVLVRTGVVLDAEGGALGRMLPFFKLGVGGPVAGGRQYLPWIHADDVTGIYLTALDDDEWDGPVNATAPEPVTNRDFSHALGRALRRPAFAPVPALAIRTLYGEMAEIVTEGQRAVPERTQALGYTFAHPQLDEALRSALR, encoded by the coding sequence ATGAAGATCACCATCAGCGGAGCCAGCGGCCTCATCGGCCGGCGCCTCGTGAAGCGGCTGCGCGACCGCGGCGACGACGTCACCGTCCTCACGCGCGACCCGGCGCGGGGGCAGTCGCTGGGCGTCCCCGCCGTCGCCTGGGACCCGTCCGCCGGCCCCGCGCCCGCGAGCGCACTCGCCGGCCGCGACGCGGTCGTGCACCTCGCGGGCGAGAACGTGGCCCAGCGCTGGACCGACGACGCCAAGCAGCGCATCCGCCGCAGCCGGGAGCTCGGCACCCGCAACCTCGTCGCCGGCCTGGCCGCCGCCGATCCGGCACCCCGGGTGCTCCTGTCGGCCTCGGCCGTGGGCATCTACGGCGGGCACGGCGACGAGCGCGTCCCCGAGTCCACGCCGCCCGGCCACGGCTTCCTCGCCGAGGTCTGCGTGGCCTGGGAGCGCGAGGCGCGCGCGGCGGCCGAGCGCGGGACGCGCGTGGTGCTCGTGCGCACCGGCGTGGTGCTCGACGCCGAGGGCGGCGCGCTGGGCCGGATGCTGCCGTTCTTCAAGCTCGGCGTCGGCGGACCAGTGGCGGGCGGGCGCCAGTACCTCCCGTGGATCCACGCCGACGACGTGACCGGCATCTACCTCACCGCGCTCGACGACGACGAGTGGGACGGTCCGGTCAACGCGACGGCGCCCGAGCCCGTGACGAACCGCGACTTCTCCCACGCGCTCGGCCGTGCGCTGCGGCGGCCCGCGTTCGCCCCGGTGCCCGCGTTGGCCATCCGCACCCTGTACGGCGAGATGGCGGAGATCGTCACCGAGGGCCAACGCGCGGTGCCCGAGCGCACGCAGGCGCTCGGCTACACGTTCGCCCACCCGCAGCTGGACGAGGCGCTGCGGTCCGCGCTGCGCTGA
- a CDS encoding ABC transporter ATP-binding protein, producing MSLLEVDDIHTYYGNIEALKGVSLEVNEGEIVTLIGSNGAGKSTTLRSISGLTPPRDGAIRFEGRDISLMAPQEIVRLGILQSPEGRHCFQRMSVRENLELGAYLRRDNEVGEDMERVFTLFPRLQERERQKAGTMSGGEQQMLAIGRALMGRPRLLLLDEPSMGIAPILVERIYETIAEINRQGTTILLVEQNANYALGVSNRGYVLETGAVALADVSSSLRENPDVQKAYLGA from the coding sequence GTGAGCCTCCTCGAGGTCGACGACATCCACACGTACTACGGCAACATCGAGGCCCTCAAGGGCGTCTCGCTCGAGGTCAACGAGGGCGAGATCGTCACGCTCATCGGCTCCAACGGCGCCGGCAAGTCGACCACGCTGCGGTCCATCTCGGGGCTCACGCCGCCGCGCGACGGCGCGATCCGCTTCGAGGGCCGCGACATCTCGCTGATGGCGCCGCAGGAGATCGTCCGGCTCGGGATCCTGCAGTCGCCCGAGGGCCGCCACTGCTTCCAGCGGATGTCGGTGCGGGAGAACCTCGAGCTCGGCGCCTACCTGCGGCGCGACAACGAGGTCGGGGAGGACATGGAGCGCGTGTTCACCCTGTTCCCGCGGCTGCAGGAGCGCGAGCGCCAGAAGGCGGGCACGATGTCGGGCGGCGAGCAGCAGATGCTCGCCATCGGGCGTGCGCTGATGGGCCGGCCCCGACTGCTGCTCCTCGACGAGCCGTCGATGGGCATCGCGCCGATCCTCGTCGAGCGCATCTACGAGACCATCGCCGAGATCAACCGCCAGGGCACGACGATCCTGCTGGTGGAGCAGAACGCCAACTACGCGCTGGGCGTGTCGAACCGTGGCTACGTGCTGGAGACCGGCGCCGTCGCGCTCGCGGACGTGTCGAGCAGCCTGCGCGAGAACCCCGACGTCCAGAAGGCCTACCTCGGAGCATGA